One stretch of Methylococcus capsulatus DNA includes these proteins:
- a CDS encoding DUF3322 domain-containing protein, whose protein sequence is MSWTTPADLRAQVQRLWDRGDLLQATVSDTLTWPLRLNLKSPLASDLSDRFEAVREWAHAIANTPQVRIEWREWNHRVQGKQRLPAAVWIDTLQDALAFIGKSRQAQRFEALWRQTAVMQPALLAWLSRRPIRALDQADRWERLLAVVAWLQAHPRPAMYLRQVDVPGVDSKFIEAHRGVLAELLDLALPPEVIDLDATGVVQFTRRYGFLDKPVRIRFRSLDATVPSLPGCAGLPDITLDAASFASLALPIEQVFITENETNFLAFPAAARAIVIFGAGYGWASLAEASWLHRCRLHYWGDIDTHGFAILDQLREHFPQTESVLMDAQTLLAHRAHWGEEPDPVHHDLFRLTQAEAKIYDDLRWDRIRPRLRLEQERVGFGWLNERLRKLR, encoded by the coding sequence GTGAGCTGGACCACGCCGGCCGACCTGCGCGCGCAGGTGCAGCGCCTGTGGGACCGCGGCGACTTGCTGCAGGCCACCGTGTCGGACACCCTCACCTGGCCCCTGCGCCTGAACCTGAAGTCCCCCTTGGCTTCCGACCTGTCCGACCGTTTCGAGGCGGTGCGCGAATGGGCGCACGCCATCGCCAATACCCCTCAGGTTCGCATCGAATGGCGGGAGTGGAATCACCGCGTCCAGGGCAAGCAACGGCTTCCGGCGGCCGTCTGGATCGATACCCTGCAGGACGCCTTGGCTTTCATCGGCAAGAGCAGACAGGCGCAACGCTTCGAGGCCTTGTGGCGACAGACGGCGGTTATGCAGCCGGCCTTGCTGGCGTGGCTGTCGCGGCGCCCGATCCGGGCGCTGGACCAGGCCGACCGCTGGGAGCGTCTGCTGGCCGTGGTCGCCTGGCTGCAGGCCCATCCCCGTCCGGCCATGTACCTGCGCCAGGTCGACGTGCCTGGGGTGGACAGCAAGTTCATCGAGGCCCACCGAGGCGTGTTGGCCGAGCTGCTGGACCTGGCGCTGCCACCAGAAGTCATCGATCTTGACGCGACCGGCGTCGTGCAGTTCACGCGGCGCTACGGCTTCCTCGACAAACCGGTGCGCATCCGTTTCCGCTCGCTCGATGCCACAGTGCCCTCTCTGCCGGGGTGCGCCGGCTTGCCCGACATCACTCTGGATGCCGCCAGCTTCGCGTCACTGGCGCTGCCTATCGAGCAAGTTTTCATCACTGAGAACGAGACCAACTTCCTCGCCTTCCCGGCGGCGGCGCGAGCCATCGTCATCTTTGGCGCCGGCTACGGCTGGGCGTCGTTGGCAGAGGCATCCTGGTTACACCGCTGCCGGCTGCACTACTGGGGCGACATCGACACCCATGGCTTTGCCATCCTGGATCAGTTGCGGGAGCACTTCCCGCAGACAGAGTCTGTCCTGATGGATGCGCAAACCTTACTGGCACATCGTGCGCACTGGGGGGAGGAACCCGACCCGGTCCACCACGATTTGTTTCGTCTTACTCAGGCGGAGGCAAAAATCTACGACGATCTTCGATGGGACCGCATACGACCCAGGCTAAGGCTGGAGCAAGAGCGTGTGGGATTCGGCTGGTTGAACGAACGGCTCCGGAAGTTACGGTGA